Proteins co-encoded in one Sulfurospirillum arsenophilum NBRC 109478 genomic window:
- the pta gene encoding phosphate acetyltransferase: MKTKSLYISSLAPAAGSLVVAMGIMELLKGRLGKVAFFRPVILDGDEVDKDIDFMLEHYALGMDYKDMYGYTVHEVESYIAENRYNHILENLIDKLKILESQYDFVLIEGLNQSNFSQTLDFDINLSIAKNLSSPFISVLKGKQKSVKEVLDEIHIEAEAIKGAGCQHFATFVNRLGEAESEELKELNRKNPIQKSPVYFLPEVPELDTPTVAEIKKKLGCMHIYGEEKDLRRVVKQSKIAAMKLDNFLEYIEDGDLVITSGDRSDIIVGCLSTVFSTNYPNISGILLTAGMMPHKSINKLIAGFKDLSIPILSVDNGTFDTAVNVAKVPATITPQSVRKIALAMGIFSSNVNIDEIEKSINAEPSTSSITPIMFEYALFERARRDRKKIVLPESNDERILRATEILLRRDVADIILLGVEEEVRQKSASLGLDISKATIIDPLTSPLMEEFVNSFYEMRKAKGLALDVARDSMMMKNYFGTMMVYLGYADGMVSGAIHTTQETIRPALQIIKTKPGISIVSSLFFMCLDTRVLVYGDCAVNQDPNAEELAQIAISSADTAKIFGIEPKIAMLSYSTGDSGKGEEVEKVRLATKIVKETRPDLMVEGPIQYDAAIDPSVAKTKLPNSKVAGEATIFIFPDLNTGNNTYKAVQRSSGAVAIGPVLQGLRKPVNDLSRGCLVPDIVNTVAITAIQAQTNDGAK, translated from the coding sequence ATGAAAACGAAAAGTTTGTATATCTCATCGCTAGCGCCAGCAGCGGGCAGTTTGGTTGTTGCGATGGGTATTATGGAGCTATTAAAAGGGCGTCTTGGTAAAGTAGCTTTTTTTCGTCCTGTCATTTTAGATGGTGATGAAGTCGACAAAGATATTGATTTCATGTTAGAGCATTATGCACTCGGTATGGACTATAAAGATATGTACGGTTATACTGTGCACGAAGTTGAAAGCTATATTGCTGAAAACAGATACAACCATATTTTAGAAAATCTCATCGATAAACTCAAAATACTAGAGAGCCAGTACGATTTTGTCCTCATTGAAGGGCTTAATCAGTCAAATTTTTCACAAACACTTGACTTTGATATCAATCTTTCTATCGCTAAAAATCTTAGTAGCCCTTTTATTAGTGTGCTAAAAGGTAAGCAAAAAAGTGTCAAAGAAGTTTTGGATGAAATCCATATTGAAGCTGAAGCCATTAAGGGTGCAGGCTGTCAACACTTTGCGACGTTTGTCAATCGTTTAGGCGAAGCTGAATCTGAAGAACTTAAAGAGCTTAATCGCAAAAATCCAATTCAAAAATCCCCTGTCTATTTTTTACCTGAAGTTCCAGAACTCGATACGCCAACAGTAGCCGAGATCAAAAAGAAATTGGGCTGTATGCACATCTATGGGGAAGAAAAAGATCTTAGACGCGTTGTGAAGCAAAGTAAAATTGCGGCAATGAAGCTGGATAATTTTTTAGAGTACATTGAAGATGGCGACTTGGTCATAACTTCAGGAGATAGATCTGATATTATCGTTGGATGCCTTAGTACCGTGTTCTCCACCAATTATCCGAACATCTCTGGTATTTTACTTACCGCTGGTATGATGCCTCATAAATCCATTAATAAACTCATAGCAGGATTTAAAGACCTTTCCATTCCTATTTTAAGTGTGGATAACGGAACATTTGATACTGCTGTTAATGTCGCAAAAGTTCCAGCGACCATCACTCCTCAAAGTGTACGAAAAATTGCGTTAGCGATGGGTATATTTTCATCCAATGTCAATATTGATGAGATAGAAAAATCTATTAATGCTGAACCTTCAACAAGTTCTATTACCCCAATTATGTTTGAATATGCCTTGTTTGAACGCGCACGAAGAGATCGTAAAAAAATCGTACTTCCTGAGAGCAATGATGAGCGCATACTTCGTGCAACAGAGATTTTATTGCGTCGCGATGTTGCTGATATTATTCTTTTAGGTGTTGAAGAAGAAGTTCGCCAAAAAAGTGCAAGTCTTGGACTTGATATAAGCAAAGCTACCATCATTGATCCTTTAACATCACCCCTTATGGAAGAGTTTGTAAACTCTTTCTATGAAATGCGTAAAGCCAAAGGTCTGGCGTTAGACGTAGCACGCGATAGTATGATGATGAAAAACTATTTTGGTACCATGATGGTCTATCTAGGTTATGCCGATGGTATGGTTTCAGGTGCCATTCATACCACGCAAGAGACGATTCGTCCAGCACTTCAGATTATCAAAACTAAGCCAGGTATTTCTATTGTTTCAAGTCTCTTTTTTATGTGCTTAGATACGAGAGTTTTAGTCTATGGTGACTGTGCCGTTAATCAAGACCCTAATGCGGAAGAGCTTGCGCAAATTGCCATTTCATCAGCCGACACCGCTAAAATATTTGGTATTGAACCAAAGATTGCGATGCTTTCTTATTCTACAGGAGATTCCGGAAAAGGTGAAGAGGTTGAAAAAGTACGTCTGGCAACAAAAATTGTGAAAGAGACTCGCCCAGACCTTATGGTTGAAGGACCTATCCAATACGACGCTGCGATTGATCCAAGTGTTGCTAAAACGAAGTTACCAAACAGTAAGGTTGCCGGTGAAGCGACTATCTTTATTTTCCCTGATTTAAATACGGGAAATAACACCTATAAAGCAGTTCAAAGAAGTTCGGGTGCAGTGGCAATTGGTCCTGTTCTTCAAGGACTTAGAAAACCAGTCAATGACCTAAGTAGAGGTTGTTTAGTTCCTGATATTGTCAATACCGTAGCCATAACAGCCATTCAAGCACAAACCAACGATGGAGCAAAATAA
- the mshL gene encoding pilus (MSHA type) biogenesis protein MshL has translation MKYFPNKFIIFLTLFSIILSPLSLLAAEKTTGCDYRTFNIKTNNKATGAELLAELAEVCNFSIVIKDSEAEKALAKNLNGINIKNLSLDEVFQNIIHDNDLFYTYNKSFLKISALGSKSFKLDYISSIREGKAVINASVDATPTDATSGGTSSKNTTAQSQNTISSNESFDFWKTISTELTSVLNTGSEAYVAAPPIINANAGMITVTATKKQLDRVSEYIDLLQDRLHRQVLIDVSIISVLLSSSNNTGVDWSKFSLGFKSSTIFNNSNQGQAHNTTYSTDTTTSSLYDTTIQKNINNLTVVNDAVFSVSGVIDFLNSSGETKVISSPKVLTMNNQQALITIGDNINYRVAQNTTNTAATTNTTLTTTYTNYSIFIGVLLNITPEISEENEIILRINPSVSSFKYSADNAQRTAGNERVMAPDTQEKKLSTVVKVKDGSTIILGGLIDSNKGKQDSSVPLLSSIPYLGEAFKHSSDTIENRELVFVITPRIIGSKGINKTTLKDLGYSQKINE, from the coding sequence TTGAAATATTTTCCAAATAAATTTATCATTTTTCTTACACTTTTCAGTATCATACTTTCTCCATTGTCTCTTTTGGCAGCGGAAAAAACTACAGGATGTGACTACCGTACCTTTAATATTAAAACCAATAATAAAGCAACTGGAGCAGAGTTACTAGCGGAATTAGCGGAAGTGTGTAACTTTAGTATTGTTATTAAAGATAGCGAAGCCGAAAAAGCACTGGCAAAAAATTTAAATGGCATTAACATTAAAAATCTTTCACTGGATGAAGTCTTTCAAAATATTATTCACGACAATGACCTTTTTTACACCTACAATAAAAGTTTTTTAAAGATTTCTGCACTGGGTAGCAAATCATTCAAACTAGACTACATCTCTTCTATCAGAGAAGGTAAAGCTGTTATCAATGCATCTGTCGATGCAACACCAACAGATGCAACAAGTGGAGGAACTTCTTCTAAAAACACTACTGCACAAAGTCAAAATACTATTTCTTCAAATGAGTCATTTGACTTTTGGAAAACAATCTCAACAGAGTTAACTTCAGTTCTTAACACAGGATCTGAAGCTTATGTTGCGGCACCTCCTATTATCAATGCCAATGCGGGTATGATTACCGTTACCGCAACTAAAAAACAACTTGATCGTGTTTCTGAGTATATTGACCTACTCCAAGATAGACTTCATAGGCAAGTCTTAATTGATGTCTCGATTATTTCAGTGCTCCTTAGCAGTAGCAATAACACAGGTGTTGATTGGAGTAAATTTTCACTAGGATTTAAAAGCAGTACTATTTTTAATAACAGCAACCAAGGTCAAGCCCATAACACAACCTATTCAACCGATACAACGACCAGTTCTCTTTATGACACAACGATACAAAAAAATATTAATAATCTTACCGTTGTTAATGATGCGGTCTTTTCTGTTTCAGGCGTAATTGATTTTCTCAATTCTTCAGGAGAAACCAAAGTCATCTCTAGCCCAAAAGTATTGACCATGAACAATCAGCAAGCGCTCATTACCATTGGAGACAACATTAATTATCGCGTTGCACAAAATACGACGAATACTGCAGCAACCACCAATACAACGCTCACAACAACCTATACCAATTATTCCATTTTTATAGGGGTGCTTCTCAACATTACTCCTGAGATTTCAGAAGAGAATGAAATTATATTGCGTATCAACCCTTCTGTGAGTAGTTTTAAATACTCGGCAGACAATGCACAAAGAACGGCTGGGAATGAAAGAGTCATGGCACCTGATACACAAGAGAAAAAACTCTCGACTGTGGTGAAAGTTAAAGATGGAAGTACTATTATTCTCGGTGGACTTATCGATTCTAATAAAGGAAAACAAGATAGTAGTGTCCCACTTTTAAGCAGTATTCCCTACCTTGGTGAAGCCTTTAAGCACTCATCCGATACGATTGAAAATAGAGAATTGGTCTTTGTCATTACCCCTCGAATCATCGGCTCAAAAGGTATAAACAAAACAACCCTTAAAGACCTTGGGTATAGTCAAAAAATCAATGAATAA
- the flgH gene encoding flagellar basal body L-ring protein FlgH: protein MRVFACSFVAALVLVGCSVHPADPKISMKAPVYVDETPSKVNETMPPNPGSLFGQGDNPLFADLKAMHLNDVVTVTITEKTAQSSTGKKALTKNNTSNLNAGIIAGVPFGGAVGNVAGQIAEKSAKIGFDAGSDSSFTGNGSNTRNETFSTTISARIIKILNNGHYFIEGSRELLINGEKQIIQVSGVIRPYDIDKNNNIDSKYIADAKILYKTEGDIDQTTTKPWGSKFMETIWPF, encoded by the coding sequence ATGAGAGTTTTTGCATGTAGCTTTGTAGCAGCTTTGGTATTAGTAGGCTGTTCCGTACATCCAGCCGATCCAAAGATAAGCATGAAAGCACCTGTTTATGTCGATGAAACACCGTCAAAAGTCAATGAAACAATGCCTCCTAATCCTGGTAGTCTTTTTGGGCAAGGAGACAACCCTTTATTTGCCGATCTTAAAGCGATGCATCTTAATGATGTTGTAACTGTTACTATTACCGAAAAGACGGCACAATCATCAACAGGTAAGAAAGCTCTCACAAAAAACAACACAAGCAATTTAAATGCAGGTATTATTGCAGGAGTTCCTTTTGGTGGTGCTGTAGGTAATGTAGCAGGGCAAATTGCGGAAAAATCAGCTAAAATTGGTTTTGATGCAGGTTCAGATAGTTCTTTTACGGGTAATGGTAGTAATACTCGCAATGAAACATTTAGTACGACTATTTCAGCGCGAATTATTAAAATTTTAAATAATGGGCACTATTTTATTGAAGGAAGTCGTGAGCTTCTTATCAATGGTGAGAAACAGATTATTCAAGTGAGTGGTGTAATCCGTCCTTATGACATTGATAAAAATAATAATATCGACTCAAAATACATTGCTGATGCAAAGATTCTTTACAAAACAGAAGGCGATATTGATCAAACAACTACGAAGCCATGGGGTTCCAAATTTATGGAAACCATTTGGCCATTTTAA
- a CDS encoding ATP-binding protein → MNNHYSDLKNIFIDGEVFDYISLDKSTTMYNKLVNALDKPLKLILFYGKPGTGKTFLLQKIYNDQKGKKRIIFFPRPFFEEKIFLQTLYENIFEECAPEFSHYNEFLVLLEKHITSSKEAIPVLIDEAQLYPTDLIEKIRLMADSRLLKFLFTVHKTEQEDLLAKDYFQTRIWETIEIDTASKSEIKTYIEKKLLFHNHFGYLNLFKDKHYTLIAKLTNGNLRTINKLMYKLFEILEYYDEHNPSLVKTNALHVKYFEMAGISLGMLHA, encoded by the coding sequence ATGAATAATCATTATAGCGATCTCAAAAACATTTTTATTGATGGTGAAGTATTTGATTATATTAGCCTAGATAAATCAACAACAATGTATAACAAACTTGTCAATGCGTTAGACAAACCATTGAAATTAATTCTGTTTTATGGCAAGCCAGGAACTGGAAAAACGTTTCTACTTCAGAAAATTTATAATGACCAGAAAGGAAAAAAACGTATCATTTTTTTTCCAAGGCCTTTTTTTGAAGAAAAAATCTTTCTTCAAACCTTATACGAAAACATCTTTGAAGAGTGCGCTCCTGAATTTTCGCATTACAACGAATTTTTAGTTTTACTTGAAAAACATATTACATCTTCCAAAGAAGCTATTCCTGTCTTAATTGATGAGGCACAGCTTTATCCAACGGACCTCATTGAAAAAATTCGCCTTATGGCAGATTCACGACTACTTAAATTTTTATTTACAGTGCATAAAACGGAACAAGAAGATCTTCTTGCTAAAGATTATTTCCAAACACGTATTTGGGAGACCATTGAGATAGATACAGCTTCAAAGAGTGAGATTAAAACTTATATAGAAAAAAAACTTTTATTCCATAATCATTTTGGATACCTCAATCTTTTTAAAGATAAACATTACACATTGATTGCCAAACTTACGAATGGAAATCTGCGGACAATCAATAAATTGATGTACAAACTTTTTGAAATTTTAGAATATTACGATGAGCACAACCCCTCTTTAGTCAAAACAAATGCTTTACATGTAAAATATTTTGAGATGGCTGGTATTAGTTTAGGAATGCTCCATGCTTAG
- the pilO gene encoding type 4a pilus biogenesis protein PilO → MNSIDDLLEKIDLFFQNKKTSETYLIFTMVFVLIGFLFYSFLFPITDRTLSQTLRNTKEIEKKLREEQVYLESISRESDATFFIKKMNSEIENSKLRLEKTLYINTYIDNKLKELSYLLFNEKNWADFLHSITDYAQKYSVTIKVIDNKINEPSMQKIEQILILKVYFSGSFTNIMKFMNAIEESELVVDISEFSWTGKKNIEGQFTISVWGMKY, encoded by the coding sequence ATGAATAGTATTGATGATTTATTAGAAAAAATCGATCTTTTCTTTCAAAATAAAAAAACCAGCGAAACGTATCTTATTTTTACGATGGTTTTTGTGCTTATTGGATTTTTGTTTTACAGTTTTCTCTTTCCTATAACAGACAGAACACTTAGTCAAACGCTTAGAAATACGAAAGAAATTGAAAAAAAACTTCGTGAGGAACAAGTGTACTTGGAGTCTATTTCGAGGGAGAGTGATGCTACTTTTTTCATTAAAAAAATGAACTCTGAGATTGAAAATTCAAAGCTTCGTTTGGAAAAAACTCTTTATATCAATACGTACATTGATAATAAACTCAAAGAGCTCTCTTATTTATTATTTAACGAAAAAAATTGGGCAGATTTTCTTCATTCTATTACAGACTATGCACAAAAATATTCTGTTACTATTAAAGTGATTGATAATAAAATAAATGAACCCAGTATGCAAAAAATAGAACAAATCCTTATACTTAAAGTTTATTTTAGTGGTTCTTTTACTAACATTATGAAGTTTATGAATGCCATAGAAGAGAGTGAACTTGTCGTTGATATTTCTGAGTTCAGTTGGACTGGTAAAAAAAATATTGAAGGCCAATTTACAATTAGTGTTTGGGGAATGAAATATTGA
- a CDS encoding acetate/propionate family kinase: MKILVLNAGSSSVKYQLFNMTNNAVLASGIIEQIGEKESMAKIKYKDAENVEHKREQKCSIQDHDAALQWMSEALIQSGVIHDLNELDGIGHRVVQGGASFQEPAMVNEYVMSEIERLIPLGPLHNPGHLAGMKVSVHQSPNVPQVAVFDTAFHSTLPKHAYMYAIPYKYYEDLRIRRYGFHGTSHYYVMKEAAKYLGQEVNTLNAITLHLGNGASVAAIENGKSVDTSMGLTPLEGLIMGTRSGDLDPAILFYLARKRGLTLDELDKMLNKESGLKGICGNNDMREITHMAEEGDERAHLARDMFNYRLKKYIGSYSAVLGRVDCIVFTGGIGENDSGVRLKSCENLENLGIKIDPVLNEMRSSEIMQISTPDSKVKVLVIPTNEELEIAIETLEMIEAHHAK, translated from the coding sequence GTGAAAATTTTAGTCTTAAATGCGGGCAGTTCTTCTGTTAAATATCAATTGTTTAATATGACCAATAATGCTGTTTTAGCCAGTGGTATCATAGAGCAAATTGGTGAAAAAGAGTCAATGGCTAAAATTAAATACAAAGATGCGGAGAATGTGGAGCACAAAAGAGAGCAAAAATGTTCTATCCAAGACCACGATGCCGCGTTACAATGGATGAGCGAAGCCTTGATTCAATCAGGTGTTATCCATGATCTTAATGAGCTTGATGGAATAGGGCATCGTGTTGTTCAAGGCGGTGCTTCATTTCAAGAACCAGCGATGGTCAATGAGTATGTTATGTCTGAGATTGAGCGTTTGATTCCTCTTGGACCATTGCACAATCCTGGGCATTTAGCTGGCATGAAAGTCTCTGTGCACCAAAGTCCTAATGTTCCTCAAGTTGCTGTCTTTGATACGGCTTTTCATTCAACATTGCCAAAACATGCTTACATGTATGCCATTCCTTACAAATACTATGAAGATTTACGCATTCGCCGTTATGGATTTCATGGAACATCACATTATTATGTTATGAAAGAGGCTGCAAAATATCTTGGTCAAGAGGTGAACACACTCAATGCCATTACACTTCATTTAGGCAATGGCGCTAGTGTTGCAGCCATTGAAAATGGTAAAAGTGTGGATACCTCGATGGGATTAACACCACTTGAAGGGTTAATCATGGGAACACGCAGTGGTGACCTTGATCCTGCTATTCTTTTTTACCTTGCACGTAAACGTGGACTTACCTTGGATGAGCTTGATAAAATGCTCAATAAAGAGAGTGGGCTCAAAGGGATTTGTGGCAATAATGATATGCGTGAGATTACGCACATGGCAGAAGAGGGCGATGAGAGAGCACATCTTGCCCGCGATATGTTTAATTACCGTTTGAAAAAATATATTGGCTCTTACAGTGCAGTACTTGGACGGGTTGATTGTATTGTTTTTACCGGTGGTATTGGTGAAAATGATAGTGGAGTACGTCTAAAATCATGTGAGAATTTAGAAAATTTGGGTATTAAAATTGACCCAGTACTGAATGAAATGCGATCAAGTGAGATTATGCAGATTAGTACGCCTGATAGCAAAGTAAAAGTTTTAGTGATTCCAACCAATGAAGAGCTTGAAATTGCTATTGAAACATTAGAAATGATTGAAGCGCATCACGCAAAGTAA
- a CDS encoding GatB/YqeY domain-containing protein, translating to MSQLKAKLQDDLKEAMKSKDNFKRDAIRFLMSALKQIEVDERKELSDADIIKIIQKSLKQRDDAASAFKEAHRMDLYDKEVAEATILKSYLPQQLSDEELTIIVQKHIQLSNATTLKEIGKIMAGVLAECEGVADGKRINAIAKELLA from the coding sequence ATGTCACAACTCAAAGCAAAACTTCAAGATGACCTGAAGGAAGCAATGAAAAGCAAAGATAATTTTAAACGTGATGCTATCCGTTTTTTGATGAGCGCACTTAAACAAATTGAAGTCGATGAGCGCAAAGAACTGAGTGATGCAGACATTATTAAAATTATCCAAAAATCACTCAAACAACGTGATGATGCAGCTTCCGCTTTTAAAGAAGCACACAGAATGGACTTATACGATAAAGAAGTAGCTGAAGCGACTATTTTAAAGTCTTATTTACCACAACAGCTTAGTGATGAAGAACTCACAATCATTGTACAAAAACACATCCAATTATCAAATGCTACAACCCTTAAAGAAATTGGTAAGATTATGGCAGGTGTACTTGCAGAGTGCGAGGGCGTCGCTGATGGCAAAAGAATCAATGCCATTGCAAAAGAGCTTTTAGCCTAA
- a CDS encoding type II secretion system F family protein: MKYFEVNYLAKGQKTKTIIKSPNRRDAIAIAKVKIPGIILTVKETSIPLEEQLNELRVKLFGRIFRKKIKITSLIAAFRQLSVMTNAGISIHDSIKEVMNATVDKSLKNIFNSINDDLNSGLSLTQALMPYREEVGDVTIALVELGESTGNMAESLEKLAEILEEIEENRQKFKKALRYPITVVIAIAIAFSILMIYVVPKFKDIFSKLKAELPLPTKILLFMENLINNYGLYLLVAIIGTIILIKYLLSNNEEFKKHYDQYILKLYLIGDIILYATLSRFCLVFTELIRAGIPIADALDTAILTLENTFLKQKLSAVKISVQRGVSLTEAFRDTGLFEGMLIQMIQAGEQSGMLYKMLEKVTNYLKSRFNQIIDNIASYIEPILLGFIAGMVLLMALGIFMPMWDMAKAVKS; encoded by the coding sequence GTGAAATATTTTGAAGTAAATTACCTCGCTAAAGGTCAAAAAACAAAAACAATCATTAAATCACCTAATCGTAGAGATGCTATTGCCATTGCAAAAGTAAAAATCCCAGGCATTATCCTCACCGTTAAAGAGACTTCAATACCGCTTGAAGAGCAACTGAATGAACTCAGAGTCAAACTGTTTGGAAGAATTTTTCGTAAAAAAATTAAAATCACAAGCCTTATTGCGGCCTTTAGGCAACTCAGCGTTATGACCAATGCGGGTATATCCATTCATGATAGTATCAAAGAGGTAATGAATGCTACTGTCGATAAATCACTCAAAAATATTTTTAATAGCATCAATGATGATCTTAACTCTGGACTTAGCCTCACACAAGCCTTGATGCCTTATCGTGAAGAAGTAGGCGATGTTACCATTGCTCTTGTTGAACTTGGTGAGAGTACGGGTAATATGGCAGAGTCTTTAGAAAAATTGGCCGAAATTCTAGAAGAAATTGAAGAGAATAGACAAAAATTCAAAAAAGCATTACGATATCCTATCACGGTTGTTATTGCAATTGCCATTGCATTTTCTATTTTAATGATTTATGTCGTCCCAAAATTCAAAGATATCTTTAGCAAACTAAAAGCAGAGCTTCCTTTACCGACAAAGATTCTTCTTTTTATGGAAAATCTTATTAATAATTATGGACTTTATCTTCTTGTCGCTATTATTGGCACGATTATTTTAATTAAATATTTACTGAGTAACAATGAAGAATTCAAAAAACATTATGATCAGTATATCCTCAAACTCTATCTCATTGGCGATATTATTTTGTATGCAACGCTGAGCCGCTTTTGCCTTGTTTTTACAGAACTAATTCGTGCAGGTATCCCAATTGCCGATGCATTAGATACTGCTATTTTAACGCTTGAAAACACTTTTTTAAAACAAAAGCTTTCTGCTGTCAAAATCTCCGTGCAAAGAGGTGTTTCGCTAACCGAAGCGTTTCGAGATACTGGACTATTTGAAGGAATGCTCATTCAAATGATCCAAGCAGGTGAGCAAAGCGGTATGCTTTATAAAATGCTAGAAAAAGTTACAAACTATCTCAAGTCACGTTTCAACCAGATTATTGATAATATTGCCAGTTATATTGAACCTATTTTACTAGGATTTATCGCAGGAATGGTTCTTTTAATGGCACTTGGTATCTTTATGCCCATGTGGGATATGGCAAAAGCAGTTAAATCATAA
- a CDS encoding GspE/PulE family protein, whose product MNNSVTTLLSYLIQKQIIDEKSATEIKEELKESSHHILGEILLKKNIINKDDLLILIIDFFKKNHLKLEDINTNFAINNETFLQALAKNLNYKYMDLDSVDIDYRLSSKLPFLQLKKYKALPIKEDEINVFVALRDPLDMNAQEGVQRIFPRKLLKVIIAEPSQIDKYLVKMELSESIKGLVSDIRKEITSSALDNPQESSSIFKLIEILLKTSILARASDIHIEPTENNCIVRSRIDGMLTETFIFDKDIYPPLSSRMKLLSNMDIAEKRKPQDGRFSASILGKEYDFRISALPTINGESIVIRVLDKSKVMIKIEDLGMQPETYAKFSQAMRTPYGIIFVTGPTGSGKTTTLYAALNAIKSVQSKIITVEDPVEYQLNLTQQVQVNEKANLTFASALRSILRQDPDIIMIGEVRDTETLKIAVQAALTGHLVFTTLHTNDALSAVTRIVDMGIEPYLISGSLIAIEAQRLVRKLCPHCKTTYTLPKTAYDEIKAMLPENYQFYKNNGCEKCSQTGYLGREMISEILPISEKISSMIAQGASKSDIKEQAIQEGFVDMYHDGIIRAANGITSLDEIARVAKG is encoded by the coding sequence ATGAATAATAGCGTAACAACTCTCTTATCTTATCTGATTCAAAAACAAATTATTGATGAAAAGAGTGCTACTGAAATTAAAGAAGAGCTAAAAGAGAGTAGCCATCACATATTGGGTGAAATTCTTTTAAAAAAAAATATCATCAATAAAGATGATCTTCTTATTTTAATCATTGACTTTTTTAAAAAAAATCATTTGAAATTAGAAGATATTAATACAAATTTTGCAATCAATAATGAAACATTTTTACAAGCACTTGCAAAAAATCTTAACTACAAATATATGGATTTAGACTCTGTTGATATAGACTATCGACTCTCTTCTAAACTTCCGTTTCTTCAGCTCAAAAAGTACAAAGCATTACCAATCAAAGAAGATGAAATTAATGTATTTGTAGCGCTCAGAGATCCACTCGACATGAATGCACAAGAGGGCGTTCAAAGAATCTTTCCACGAAAACTTCTCAAAGTTATTATTGCGGAACCTTCCCAGATCGATAAATATCTTGTCAAAATGGAACTCAGCGAAAGTATTAAAGGGCTTGTAAGTGATATTCGCAAAGAAATTACATCCAGTGCACTTGATAATCCACAAGAGTCTTCTAGCATTTTTAAACTGATTGAAATTCTTCTCAAAACGTCCATCTTAGCCCGTGCAAGTGATATTCATATCGAGCCAACGGAAAATAACTGTATTGTGCGTAGCCGCATAGACGGTATGCTCACGGAAACATTTATTTTTGATAAAGACATTTATCCTCCGCTTTCTTCACGTATGAAGTTACTCTCAAACATGGACATTGCCGAAAAGCGTAAACCTCAAGATGGTCGTTTTTCAGCTTCCATCCTTGGCAAAGAATATGATTTTAGGATTTCAGCTCTTCCTACCATTAATGGGGAATCCATTGTGATTCGTGTTTTAGATAAATCTAAAGTGATGATTAAGATTGAAGATTTAGGAATGCAGCCAGAAACTTATGCTAAATTTTCACAAGCCATGCGAACACCTTATGGTATTATCTTCGTTACAGGCCCAACAGGAAGCGGTAAAACGACAACGCTTTATGCAGCTCTCAATGCTATTAAGAGTGTACAAAGTAAAATTATTACCGTTGAAGACCCTGTAGAGTACCAACTCAATTTAACACAACAAGTACAAGTCAATGAAAAAGCCAATCTCACGTTTGCATCAGCCCTTCGATCCATTTTAAGACAAGATCCCGATATCATTATGATCGGTGAGGTACGTGACACAGAAACATTGAAAATTGCTGTTCAAGCAGCACTCACAGGGCATTTAGTCTTTACAACACTTCACACAAATGATGCGCTCAGTGCTGTAACACGAATTGTTGATATGGGTATTGAGCCTTATTTAATTAGTGGATCACTCATTGCGATCGAAGCTCAAAGACTGGTGCGAAAACTCTGCCCTCATTGTAAAACCACTTATACATTACCCAAAACGGCATACGATGAAATCAAAGCGATGTTACCTGAAAATTATCAATTTTACAAAAACAATGGTTGCGAAAAATGCTCTCAAACAGGTTATTTAGGAAGAGAGATGATCTCTGAAATTTTGCCTATAAGTGAGAAAATTTCAAGTATGATTGCCCAAGGTGCCTCTAAAAGTGATATTAAAGAACAAGCCATTCAAGAAGGTTTTGTTGATATGTATCACGATGGAATTATCCGTGCTGCCAATGGCATTACCTCATTAGATGAAATTGCAAGGGTAGCAAAAGGGTGA